In the Salvia splendens isolate huo1 chromosome 16, SspV2, whole genome shotgun sequence genome, taaaagaCCTGGACTTAAAAGGTGTAAAGTACATTTTCTAGAGACTAAATTTGAGGTTTActctaaaataaatatgaattaatataatataaagttcatgtaaaaaaaaaagagacacTTAATTGTGATTAGGTGAAAAGTAAAGTTGAAATActtaataaaaatttcaataaacaaAACTGAATTAGAATATACTCACTTGGGGGCCGGGCGCCTTCTTCTAGCGTAGTTCACTGTGCACGAGGGTCGGGATCttatttgaattattaataattaatttacattaaaatcaTGATACATTGagataattaaatgaaaaaccaacacatttaaatatgtaaagtcatataattgaaatttaataATAGTAACGGGCATGCCCATGCAAACTTTAATGGCAATTTCAGTAGCCTCTTGTGTTGAATTGATTGGGCGATGAGGAAATGAATGTGAGCGTAGAGCAGAGGATTTGGGTTGGTTACGATTCAGATCTCAAATTAAGGAAATGAATCACAAATTCAGTTTGCTCTCACATATGATCTCAATTTCCTCTGTTGAACTTGAATTGATTGCCGGATATGGAGATCAGCAAAAACGCACGCCCCAACACCAAAATCGTCTGCACGCTCGGACCGGCGTCTCGCTCTGTTCCCATGGCCGAGAAGCTACTGCTCGCCGGGATGAACGTCGCGCGATTCAATTTCTCTCACGGCTCGCATGAATACCATCAGGAGACTCTCGAAAATCTCCGCCAGGCCATGGAAAACACCGGCATCCTCTCTGCTGTCATGCTCGACACCAAGGTTTTCCTTTCTCCCGCTCCGATTAGATTTCAGAATTAGGGATTGAATTCACTTTCTCCCTTCAATTCCAGCTTATTAGTATTGTTTTACTGCAATTCAGCTCTGGATTAGATCTCGATGCTTCAATTCTAAGTTAATTATGCAAATTTTACAAGCATATAATCCTGATTGTGATGCTTTTCTCAATAATGATCAAGTAGATTAGAAGAATTCTCATGTTGAAATTCAAATGATTAACGTCTCAAAAACTGCATGTTTGCTTCTTTAACATTTTATGCAGGGTCCAGAAATTCGAACTGGCTTCTTGAAGGACGGCAAGTCTGTTCAGCTTAAGCAGGGCCAAGAGATAACAGTTTCCACTGACTATGACATTAAGGGTGATGAAGAGATGATTAGCATGAGCTACAAGAAGTTGGCTCAGGATGTTTATCCAGGGAGTGTGATACTCTGTGCTGATGGCACCATCACTTTTACTGTTTTGTCTTGTGACAAAGAGAAAGGTTTGGTACGATGCCGATGTGAGAACACGGCAATGCTTGGTGAGAGAAAGAATGTCAATCTTCCTGGAGTGATTGTGGACCTCCCAACTTTGACAGACAAGGACAAGGAGGATATAATGAAATGGGGAGTTCCTAATAAAATTGACATGATTGCTCTTTCTTTTGTGCGCAAAGGTTCTGACTTGCTCGAGGTTCGTAAGTTGCTGGGTGAACATGCTAAAAGCATCCTTCTCATGTCCAAGGTCAGTGCACTACTTTTATGCCTAGTTGATTCAGAAAGAAACTGTGCATTGCTCTGTTCTTGATTTCTTTAAGATTTGGCTACTGTGGCTTCTTGGTAAAACTATAACTGTGAAAAGTGAGAATACACAGTCAATTTTTGCGGTGTTAAAATTTGGTTGGTTATAGTTATTGAGGAGTTTTGGAATGTTGGAAACGGATTTTCGTGCTAATTATTGGTGTTCTCTACTAGGCTCATATCGAATCGATTTTGTTAGTTTTTTCTTGTTTTCAACAAAACCATCCATATGATGAGTCTTCGTGATGCAGAAGGCAGTGAATGATATGTTCTCACATTATATCTATTAGGTTGAAAATCAAGAAGGGGTGGCAAATTTCGATGAAATTCTTGCCAATACAGATGCTTTTATGGTTGCAAGAGGTGATCTAGGAATGGAAATTCCTATTGAGAAGATATTTTTGGCCCAGAAAGTCATGATTTACAAGTGCAACATCCATGGAAAACCTGTGGTCACAGCTACACAGATGTTGGAGTCCATGATCAAGTCCTCAAGACCAACTCGAGCAGAAGCCACTGACGTTGCCAATGCTGTTCTTGACGGAACAGACTGTGTAATGCTCAGTGGCGAAACAGCTGCAGGAGCTTATCCAGAACTCGCAGTTGCTACCATGGCAAAGATTTGTCTAGAAGCTGAGAGTACAATTGACTACGCTGATGTATTCAAGCGCATCACGGCAAATGCACCGGTCCCCATGAGCCCATTAGAGAGTCTTGCATCATCGGCTGTTCGGACAGCTAACTCAGCGCAAGCTGCCCTAATTTTGGTCCTAACTAGAGGAGGAAGTACTGCTAAGCTGGTTGCTAAGTACAGGCCAGGCATGCCGATATTGTCCGTGGTGGTTCCTGAAATAAAGACAGATACCTTCGATTGGTCATGCAGTGATGAATCTCCGGCTAGGCACAGCCTTATATTCAGGGGTCTGGTTCCGATTCTCTGTGCAGGATCTGCAAGGGCTTCTCATGAAGAGTCCACAGAGGAAGCACTGGAATTTTCTCTTCAGCATGCTAAAACAAAAGGTCTCTGCAAGGCCGGGGATGCTGTCGTGGCTCTTCACCGAATTGGAACGGCGTCTATCATCAAAATTGTCACTGTGAAGTGATTCTGAGATGACATGGATTGTTACCGGTGAACAAACCATCAAACTTTCTtatatgtttttcttttttaattctttttttgttttgttcacCATATTTGACAGGGTGTTATTTTCAGTTTGCACCCTGGAAATAAATGTAATTCGGCACATTTCAAACTCAGATATAATAAAATTAGTCAGGA is a window encoding:
- the LOC121770606 gene encoding pyruvate kinase, cytosolic isozyme-like, with the translated sequence MEISKNARPNTKIVCTLGPASRSVPMAEKLLLAGMNVARFNFSHGSHEYHQETLENLRQAMENTGILSAVMLDTKGPEIRTGFLKDGKSVQLKQGQEITVSTDYDIKGDEEMISMSYKKLAQDVYPGSVILCADGTITFTVLSCDKEKGLVRCRCENTAMLGERKNVNLPGVIVDLPTLTDKDKEDIMKWGVPNKIDMIALSFVRKGSDLLEVRKLLGEHAKSILLMSKVENQEGVANFDEILANTDAFMVARGDLGMEIPIEKIFLAQKVMIYKCNIHGKPVVTATQMLESMIKSSRPTRAEATDVANAVLDGTDCVMLSGETAAGAYPELAVATMAKICLEAESTIDYADVFKRITANAPVPMSPLESLASSAVRTANSAQAALILVLTRGGSTAKLVAKYRPGMPILSVVVPEIKTDTFDWSCSDESPARHSLIFRGLVPILCAGSARASHEESTEEALEFSLQHAKTKGLCKAGDAVVALHRIGTASIIKIVTVK